In Nymphaea colorata isolate Beijing-Zhang1983 chromosome 3, ASM883128v2, whole genome shotgun sequence, a genomic segment contains:
- the LOC116250868 gene encoding uncharacterized protein LOC116250868 — MRAPSILTQCLPGLIPNDRGSHSISEASERDLSVPSPAVEVLPSKTAHPYKYAGENVDLHGLNLFKGRISVADIIGFTSSETFPSKSEGSIKSWEGSIDLVNVLKHEIRDGQLSFRGKRVLELGCGHGLPGIFACLKGASAVHFQDLNAETIRCVTIPNVLANLEQARDRQSRQPESPLTPTRLSVSPDVHFYAGEWDELPTVLSVVKKDVYDIPINMSLSFSEEDFLDGCSSQDGSALAPDSSSARRSRKLSGSRAWERATDTDPSEGGYDIILMKDIPYSLTSLRKLYGLIKKCLRPPYGVMFIAAKKSYIGFQGGAKQMKAMVEEEGMFGAHLLTELADREIWKFFIK; from the exons ATGCGTGCACCATCGATTCTTACTCAGTGCTTGCCTGGTTTGATCCCGAACGACCGAGGAAGTCATAGCATTTCGGAGGCTTCGGAGAGGGATCTTTCTGTTCCTTCGCCCGCCGTCGAGGTTCTCCCCTCAAAG ACTGCTCATCCTTACAAGTATGCTGGAGAAAATGTTGATTTACACGGTTTGAATCTCTTCAAG GGAAGAATAAGTGTTGCTGATATAATTGGGTTCACTAGTTCAGAAACGTTTCCTTCAAAATCTGAGG GATCCATTAAATCTTGGGAGGGCTCGATTGATCTTGTTAATGTGCTTAAGCATGAAATTCGTGATGGACAGTTGAGCTTTAGAGGCAAGCGTGTTTTGGAG CTTGGTTGTGGACATGGATTGCCTGGGATCTTCGCCTGCCTTAAG GGCGCCTCTGCAGTTCATTTCCAGGACCTAAATGCTGAGACCATAAGATGTGTCACAATACCCAATGTCCTTGCCAACCTTGAGCAAGCACGTGACCGCCAAAGCCGTCAGCCTGAGAGCCCATTGACTCCAACACGGTTGTCTGTGTCCCCAGATGTGCATTTCTATGCAGGTGAATGGGATGAGCTCCCCACTGTCTTATCAGTCGTGAAGAAGGATGTTTATGACATCCCAATAAATATGAGCCTCAGCTTTTCAGAAGAGGATTTTCTTGATGGCTGTAGTAGCCAGGATGGCAGTGCCCTTGCTCCGGACTCTTCGTCAGCTAGAAGATCTCGGAAGCTCTCAGGAAGCCGTGCATGGGAACGTGCCACTGACACTGACCCATCTGAGGGAGGATATGATATAATTCTGATGAAGGACATTCCATACTCGTTGACATCCTTAAGAAAGCTATATGGACTTATAAAAAAG TGCTTACGGCCACCATATGGAGTGATGTTCATAGCTGCGAAGAAGAGCTACATTGGTTTCCAAGGTGGTGCTAAGCAGATGAAGGCGATGGTGGAGGAGGAAGGGATGTTCGGAGCTCACTTGCTCACAGAGTTGGCCGACAGAGAGATCTGGAAGTTCTTTATtaagtga
- the LOC116251570 gene encoding uncharacterized protein LOC116251570, translating to MLGAPREGGNAMVVAQRPGMEWTVSPYAPGQVSAPREGAAPGQQRKSSLESPIMLLTGHQSAIYTMKFNPSGTVIASGSHDKEIFLWHVQGDCKNFMVLKGHKNAILDLQWTTDGSQIISASPDKTLRAWDVETGKQIKKMAEHSSFVNSCCPSRRGPPLVVSGSDDGTAKLWDLRQRGALQTFPDKYQTTAVSFSDASDKIFTGGIDNVVKVWDLRRNEVTMTLQGHTDMITGMQLSPDGSYLLTNSMDCSLRIWDMRPYAPQNRCVKFLSGHQHNFEKNLLKCSWSPDGSKVTAGSADRMVYIWDTTSRRILYKLPGHNGSVNETAFHPTEPIIGSCSSDKQIYLGEIETALYQPPPQ from the coding sequence ATGCTGGGTGCGCCAAGAGAAGGGGGCAATGCCATGGTTGTGGCACAGAGGCCAGGGATGGAGTGGACTGTTTCTCCCTATGCACCTGGCCAAGTTTCAGCACCAAGAGAAGGCGCAGCTCCCGGGCAACAGCGGAAATCCAGTTTGGAATCGCCCATCATGTTGCTAACAGGCCATCAAAGTGCCATCTACACCATGAAATTCAACCCTTCCGGGACTGTGATTGCATCGGGGTCTCATGACAAAGAAATATTTCTTTGGCATGTTCAAGGTGATTGCAAGAATTTTATGGTTCTGAAAGGCCACAAGAATGCGATCTTGGACCTTCAGTGGACAACGGATGGCAGCCAGATAATATCTGCAAGTCCTGATAAGACGCTGAGGGCGTGGGACGTGGAAACAGGGAAGCAGATCAAGAAGATGGCAGAGCATTCGTCTTTCGTGAATTCGTGTTGCCCTTCACGACGAGGCCCGCCGCTTGTTGTTAGTGGTTCAGACGACGGTACCGCCAAACTTTGGGACCTCAGGCAAAGGGGAGCTCTGCAAACATTCCCGGACAAATACCAGACAACGGCTGTCAGCTTCTCTGATGCGTCTGATAAAATTTTTACCGGTGGAATCGACAATGTGGTGAAGGTATGGGATTTGCGAAGGAACGAGGTTACCATGACTCTTCAGGGGCACACGGATATGATAACTGGCATGCAGCTGAGCCCAGATGGTTCTTACCTTCTCACTAATTCCATGGACTGCTCGCTGAGAATTTGGGACATGCGGCCTTATGCGCCACAGAATCGCTGCGTCAAGTTTTTGTCCGGCCACCAGCACAACTTTGAAAAGAACCTACTGAAGTGTAGCTGGTCGCCTGATGGAAGCAAGGTTACAGCTGGTAGTGCTGACAGGATGGTGTATATCTGGGATACGACCTCAAGGCGGATTTTGTATAAGCTTCCGGGCCACAATGGGTCCGTAAATGAGACTGCCTTCCACCCCACTGAGCCAATCATTGGCTCTTGCAGCAGTGATAAGCAGATATATCTCGGGGAGATAGAAACGGCACTATATCAACCACCTCCGCAATGA
- the LOC116250299 gene encoding uncharacterized protein LOC116250299 isoform X2, with amino-acid sequence MLPVCSATVAGSHHPQVYFSGGLRNPGLGRWLVEEKYLPEEKLTFFTSSGVHARGAFSKVHATKFDFSYVERYDPSHQKSFDEDLLYMNSIGNSIEGRIYYIDDALDTSESSSIPRTLDDASSSGTSLMNEITKPNTTGSFELPPEPANSLNEFTSQNGAAGPETFPSIELQSVGPGEPSNFASVPLQDGENMLSDSVVPESSSLTQAPTEAISDAVKSFQENVQLFYSGINDAIDTSITKLNHTLNDAYNEITSSFMNNIQSATDSLVSSVDKTGEQASSKVTDVSGGLIEATFKAGGLTVFFLRKGIVAVEDALENVGDLLGDSYGSIKNALPSEAQAAVTLSEENAKQILRPLLAAFQKVYLAIEGLERNVGLDPNDPIVPFLLLVGSTASLGIVYWLFNYGGYSGDLSPDLALKELTEEQGTVLIDVRPEDLRARDGVPDLRRGARFRYASVDLPKLDDSVRKLLKSDIDEILLAAVVRNLKIVNNNSKVIVMDADGSESKSIARSLRKLGVRATYLLQGGFGSWVANGLRIKDLKPETALTILNEETEAILEDIKPTPAKVFVAGLGLIAAIYAITEWEITLQLIGIIGLGQALYRRVSSYEDSEDLKEDVRLLLSPVRFGAQALAWTMTKLEPNKVGLPTSPSTTAVQNRVLQAAAKHGTLPLELEDAQDATSLGDSNPSSLKDNLDPTEA; translated from the exons ATGCTTCCTGTTTGCTCCGCCACCGTCGCCGGCAGTCACCACCCGCAG GTCTATTTTAGTGGTGGGCTGAGAAATCCTGGATTAGGAAGGTGGCTTGTTGAAGAGAAGTATCTTCCAGAAGAAAAGCTAACTTTTTTCACTTCCAGTGGTGTTCATGCTCGGGGTGCTTTCTCCAAAGTACATGCTACAAAGTTTGACTTTTCTTATGTTGAAAGATATGACCCATCACATCAAAAGAGCTTTGATGAAGACTTATTGTATATGAACTCCATTGGTAACTCTATCGAAG GGAGAATCTATTACATAGATGATGCCCTGGACACCAGTGAAAGTAGCAGCATACCTAGAACCCTAGATGATGCATCTAGTTCAGGAACTTCTTTGATGAATGAAATTACAAAACCAAATACCACTGGCTCTTTCGAGCTGCCACCTGAGCCTGCAAATTCTCTGAATGAATTTACAAGTCAAAATGGTGCTGCAGGACCAGAAACATTTCCATCTATAGAGTTACAGTCTGTTGGTCCCGGTGAGCCTTCAAATTTTGCCTCTGTACCCCTTCAAGATGGTGAAAATATGTTATCTGATTCCGTGGTTCCTGAGTCTTCATCTCTCACACAAGCTCCAACTGAAGCCATAAGTGATGCAGTGAAGAGCTTTCAAGAAAATGTTCAACTCTTCTATTCTGGGATCAATGATGCTATAGATACTTCGATTACTAAGCTCAATCATACTCTAAACGATGCTTACAATGAGATTACTTCTTCATTTATGAATAACATCCAGAGTGCAACAGATTCTTTAGTTTCTTCAGTTGACAAGACTGGAGAACAAGCCAGCAGCAAAGTGACGGATGTTTCGGGTGGACTTATAGAAGCTACATTTAAGGCAGGTGGTTTGACTGTTTTTTTCCTGAGAAAAGGAATAGTTGCTGTAGAAGATGCTCTCGAAAACGTTGGTGACCTTTTAGGTGATTCTTATGGATCCATCAAGAATGCACTGCCTTCAGAGGCTCAAGCTGCTGTGActttatctgaagaaaatgcTAAGCAGATTCTTAGGCCTCTACTAGCTGCCTTCCAAAAG GTATATTTAGCCATTGAAGGGCTAGAGAGAAACGTTGGTCTGGACCCAAACGATCCAATTGTTCCATTTTTATTGCTTGTTGGCAGTACTGCCTCACTAGG GATTGTATATTGGCTATTCAATTATGGAGGGTACTCTGGAGATTTATCTCCTGACTTGGCTCTGAAGGAACTCACAGAGGAACAAGGAACTGTGCTTATCGATGTCAGGCCTGAG GATCTAAGGGCAAGGGATGGTGTTCCTGATCTACGTCGAGGAGCAAGGTTTAGATATGCTTCTGTGGATCTACCCAAG CTAGATGATTCAGTAAGGAAGCTGCTCAAGAGTGATATTGATGAAATTTTGCTTGCAGCAGTTGTCCGGAACCTGAAAATTGTCAAT AATAACTCCAAGGTCATAGTTATGGATGCTGATGGTTCTGAGTCCAAGAGCATTGCAAGATCCTTAAGGAAACTTGGTGTTAGGGCAA CATACCTCCTTCAAGGTGGTTTTGGATCCTGGGTGGCAAATGGCCTCCGTATCAAAGACCTGAAGCCAGAGACTGCATTGACAATCTTGAATGAG GAAACAGAGGCTATACTAGAGGACATCAAGCCAACTCCCGCAAAAGTTTTTGTGGCTGGTTTG GGGCTCATAGCAGCAATCTATGCCATTACAG AATGGGAGATAACACTACAATTGATTGGTATCATTGGCCTTGGACAG GCACTCTATCGAAGAGTTTCTTCATATGAGGATAGTGAGGATTTAAAAGAAGATGTGAG GTTATTGCTGTCTCCTGTTCGATTTGGAGCCCAAGCACTTGCATGGACGATGACGAAACTGGAGCCTAACAAAGTTGGTCTGCCAACATCTCCATCAACAACTGCCGTACAAAACAGGGTTCTTCAAGCGGCAGCAAAACATGGCACTTTGCCACTTGAACTCGAGGATGCACAAGATGCCACATCCCTAGGCGACTCAAATCCATCATCGTTGAAGGACAACTTGGACCCTACGGAAGCATAA
- the LOC116250299 gene encoding uncharacterized protein LOC116250299 isoform X1: MLPVCSATVAGSHHPQVYFSGGLRNPGLGRWLVEEKYLPEEKLTFFTSSGVHARGAFSKVHATKFDFSYVERYDPSHQKSFDEDLLYMNSIGNSIEGQDLAFYGEETSKHLNSGEPLKHGYSLISTGRIYYIDDALDTSESSSIPRTLDDASSSGTSLMNEITKPNTTGSFELPPEPANSLNEFTSQNGAAGPETFPSIELQSVGPGEPSNFASVPLQDGENMLSDSVVPESSSLTQAPTEAISDAVKSFQENVQLFYSGINDAIDTSITKLNHTLNDAYNEITSSFMNNIQSATDSLVSSVDKTGEQASSKVTDVSGGLIEATFKAGGLTVFFLRKGIVAVEDALENVGDLLGDSYGSIKNALPSEAQAAVTLSEENAKQILRPLLAAFQKVYLAIEGLERNVGLDPNDPIVPFLLLVGSTASLGIVYWLFNYGGYSGDLSPDLALKELTEEQGTVLIDVRPEDLRARDGVPDLRRGARFRYASVDLPKLDDSVRKLLKSDIDEILLAAVVRNLKIVNNNSKVIVMDADGSESKSIARSLRKLGVRATYLLQGGFGSWVANGLRIKDLKPETALTILNEETEAILEDIKPTPAKVFVAGLGLIAAIYAITEWEITLQLIGIIGLGQALYRRVSSYEDSEDLKEDVRLLLSPVRFGAQALAWTMTKLEPNKVGLPTSPSTTAVQNRVLQAAAKHGTLPLELEDAQDATSLGDSNPSSLKDNLDPTEA, translated from the exons ATGCTTCCTGTTTGCTCCGCCACCGTCGCCGGCAGTCACCACCCGCAG GTCTATTTTAGTGGTGGGCTGAGAAATCCTGGATTAGGAAGGTGGCTTGTTGAAGAGAAGTATCTTCCAGAAGAAAAGCTAACTTTTTTCACTTCCAGTGGTGTTCATGCTCGGGGTGCTTTCTCCAAAGTACATGCTACAAAGTTTGACTTTTCTTATGTTGAAAGATATGACCCATCACATCAAAAGAGCTTTGATGAAGACTTATTGTATATGAACTCCATTGGTAACTCTATCGAAGGTCAGGATCTTGCCTTCTATGGTGAAGAAACAAGTAAACATTTAAATTCAGGTGAACCACTCAAACATGGTTATTCATTGATATCTACAGGGAGAATCTATTACATAGATGATGCCCTGGACACCAGTGAAAGTAGCAGCATACCTAGAACCCTAGATGATGCATCTAGTTCAGGAACTTCTTTGATGAATGAAATTACAAAACCAAATACCACTGGCTCTTTCGAGCTGCCACCTGAGCCTGCAAATTCTCTGAATGAATTTACAAGTCAAAATGGTGCTGCAGGACCAGAAACATTTCCATCTATAGAGTTACAGTCTGTTGGTCCCGGTGAGCCTTCAAATTTTGCCTCTGTACCCCTTCAAGATGGTGAAAATATGTTATCTGATTCCGTGGTTCCTGAGTCTTCATCTCTCACACAAGCTCCAACTGAAGCCATAAGTGATGCAGTGAAGAGCTTTCAAGAAAATGTTCAACTCTTCTATTCTGGGATCAATGATGCTATAGATACTTCGATTACTAAGCTCAATCATACTCTAAACGATGCTTACAATGAGATTACTTCTTCATTTATGAATAACATCCAGAGTGCAACAGATTCTTTAGTTTCTTCAGTTGACAAGACTGGAGAACAAGCCAGCAGCAAAGTGACGGATGTTTCGGGTGGACTTATAGAAGCTACATTTAAGGCAGGTGGTTTGACTGTTTTTTTCCTGAGAAAAGGAATAGTTGCTGTAGAAGATGCTCTCGAAAACGTTGGTGACCTTTTAGGTGATTCTTATGGATCCATCAAGAATGCACTGCCTTCAGAGGCTCAAGCTGCTGTGActttatctgaagaaaatgcTAAGCAGATTCTTAGGCCTCTACTAGCTGCCTTCCAAAAG GTATATTTAGCCATTGAAGGGCTAGAGAGAAACGTTGGTCTGGACCCAAACGATCCAATTGTTCCATTTTTATTGCTTGTTGGCAGTACTGCCTCACTAGG GATTGTATATTGGCTATTCAATTATGGAGGGTACTCTGGAGATTTATCTCCTGACTTGGCTCTGAAGGAACTCACAGAGGAACAAGGAACTGTGCTTATCGATGTCAGGCCTGAG GATCTAAGGGCAAGGGATGGTGTTCCTGATCTACGTCGAGGAGCAAGGTTTAGATATGCTTCTGTGGATCTACCCAAG CTAGATGATTCAGTAAGGAAGCTGCTCAAGAGTGATATTGATGAAATTTTGCTTGCAGCAGTTGTCCGGAACCTGAAAATTGTCAAT AATAACTCCAAGGTCATAGTTATGGATGCTGATGGTTCTGAGTCCAAGAGCATTGCAAGATCCTTAAGGAAACTTGGTGTTAGGGCAA CATACCTCCTTCAAGGTGGTTTTGGATCCTGGGTGGCAAATGGCCTCCGTATCAAAGACCTGAAGCCAGAGACTGCATTGACAATCTTGAATGAG GAAACAGAGGCTATACTAGAGGACATCAAGCCAACTCCCGCAAAAGTTTTTGTGGCTGGTTTG GGGCTCATAGCAGCAATCTATGCCATTACAG AATGGGAGATAACACTACAATTGATTGGTATCATTGGCCTTGGACAG GCACTCTATCGAAGAGTTTCTTCATATGAGGATAGTGAGGATTTAAAAGAAGATGTGAG GTTATTGCTGTCTCCTGTTCGATTTGGAGCCCAAGCACTTGCATGGACGATGACGAAACTGGAGCCTAACAAAGTTGGTCTGCCAACATCTCCATCAACAACTGCCGTACAAAACAGGGTTCTTCAAGCGGCAGCAAAACATGGCACTTTGCCACTTGAACTCGAGGATGCACAAGATGCCACATCCCTAGGCGACTCAAATCCATCATCGTTGAAGGACAACTTGGACCCTACGGAAGCATAA